In Nodosilinea sp. PGN35, the genomic stretch GCCTAGAGGCGCTGGTGCGCTGGCAGCACCCCCACCGTGGCCTGGTGGCCCCCGGCGAGTTTATTCCCCTGATGGAAACCACCGGGCTGGTGGTGCCGGTGGGCCTGCTCATTCTCAAGCAGGCCTGTCAGCAGCTGCACCGCTGGCAGCAGCAGGGCTGGAGCGAGCTGACCATGAGCGTCAACCTGTCGGTGCGGCAGTTTGCCTGCCCCACCCTGCTCGAAGACATAGACCAGATCTTGGCCGCTACTGGCATCAACCCCGCCCGGCTCAAGCTGGAAATTACCGAAAGCGCTATTATGGAGAACGCCGAGACGGCGATTGCCCTGGTGGAGGCCCTGCGATCGCGGCAGATTCAGATCAGCATTGACGACTTTGGCACGGGCTATTCTTCCCTGGGCTACCTGCACCGGTTTTTGGTCAACGACCTCAAAATCGATCGGTCGTTTATTAGCCAAATTCAAGTCTTGACCTCCAAGTACAAGGTCGTAGACACCATTATCACCCTGGGTCAGCAGCTGGGCTTGACCGTCACCGCCGAAGGCATCGAGACCGAGCCCCAGCTGGCGCGCTTGCAGCAGCTCAACTGTGAGCTGGGGCAGGGCTATCTTTTCTCCAAACCCTTGCCAGCGGCTGACATTGAGGCCCGTTTTCTCCAGAGCAAAGATAGCTCCCTCGTGCTGCTGGCCTAGTGGCGCTATGCCACTCAACGCCAGGGCCGGGGGACGGCTGCGATCGCGCTCCTCACAGGATTTTGCCGGGAGATTGCAGGGCCCATGCCCCTACAAACCGGGGGTATACGGGCGAGATTCGCTACTGCCCTCAATTTGGTAGAGTTATAGCTATAGCCAACCTGGTTAGGACGGTTTTCCTAGAAGCGTTTGAACGTCCAAACGTTTCTGAGGCTTCTGATTGTCCTCACCGAGGTGACCATGGCTATACCCTGCAAGGGCCGATCCAGCCCGGTGGCTCTTGGGTCAGCTTCGCCAGGGCGCACCCGTGCGCAAAGTCTAGAATGTTCCCTTCACAGCAGCACCCCAGTCGTCACGTGTGGGACTTTTGGTACCACTTTGAGCCAGACACCAAGCTTTTCCATATCTTTTATCTCAATGCCGACCGAGCGCTAGCCCGCTCAGGGCAGCACCACTACGCCGCCTGCGTAGGCCATGCCACCACTGCTGATTTTGGGGCGATCGCCTGGGGCAGCGCTGATAGTTTTGACGTCCTCAAGCCTCCTCTATCCCACTGGGCCAATACCTGTCTGTGGAGCGGAGATGTGATCAGGGTAAAAGACGGCTATCTCCTGTTTTACACATCGCGGGATAGCCGCCGAGACGACGGCATGACCCAGAGCATTGGGGTGGCCCACACCAGCGACCTGGGGTCTAACCAGTGGCACTTCTTGGATACCCAGCTGACGCCACAGTTTTTTTATCAGGCCCGAGGTCTTGAAGGCGATCGCACCATCCACGCCTGGCGCGATCCCTTTTTGTTTCGGCAGCGAGAGCGTCGCCAAATTTTTATGCTGGTGTCGGCCAAGGCGCTGCACGGCCCCTGGGGCCAGCGGGGGGCGATCGCGCTCCTGCAAGCTACCGACGACACCTTCGCCCAGGTGGTGCGCGGCGATGGCGAATGGAATTATCTCACGCCGCTCCTAGCCCCCGGGTGGTACTCCGAAATGGAAGTTCCCCAGCTATATCAGCAGCCCGAGGGGGGCTACCAACTAGTGTTTTCCTGCTGGGCGAAGTACGATTTCTCGCCGACTACAGGGGGCCGAGGCGGGTTTCAGGGGGCAACGCTTCCCCACCTCTGGGCTGCGAACCCCCAGGGAATTGAGTACCCTCCCTCTAGTCCCACAGTCCGGGTGCTGATGCCAGAAACCCAGGGCCTC encodes the following:
- a CDS encoding beta-fructosidase; amino-acid sequence: MFPSQQHPSRHVWDFWYHFEPDTKLFHIFYLNADRALARSGQHHYAACVGHATTADFGAIAWGSADSFDVLKPPLSHWANTCLWSGDVIRVKDGYLLFYTSRDSRRDDGMTQSIGVAHTSDLGSNQWHFLDTQLTPQFFYQARGLEGDRTIHAWRDPFLFRQRERRQIFMLVSAKALHGPWGQRGAIALLQATDDTFAQVVRGDGEWNYLTPLLAPGWYSEMEVPQLYQQPEGGYQLVFSCWAKYDFSPTTGGRGGFQGATLPHLWAANPQGIEYPPSSPTVRVLMPETQGLYACRVVPELDGEIIGFDSQTGGIRRSGIQTRWVSMDRDFSDLAV